The DNA sequence CGCACGGGCGACCGGCTGAGCCGGGGTCACCCGTCCGCCCGGTGGAACGCTCCCGCCAGGTCCAGCGCCACCCGCGCCGCGCGGCAGGCCGCCTCCGCCTGCTTGGCTTCCTTGTCCACGGCCATCTCCTCGTCGCCGAGGTCGCTGACGCACTTGAGCATGGCGCCACCCACGGCTTCCCGGCCCTTGAACGTCTCCCAGACCGTGTGCAGCACGCCGTGCGCCTCGGTTTCCACGCCCCCGATGTCGACGGACAGGCCGAGCAGCCGGGCCCGGAGGTCCGACTCCCGCCAGGCGATCACCTTCTCGCCACTCGCGAAGTCCTTCATCAGGAGCTTGCGGCCCGCCAGCGACGCGTCCAGCCGGCCCTTGCTGTCGAGGGTCGCGGCGAGCCGCAGCAGCTGCCCGTCCGCCCGGTACACCTGGGGCCGGTCCCCACCGCCCCCGGGGCGGACCTTCTCCGGGCCGTAGTCGAACACTTCCCGCGCGAGCAGCACGTCGCCCAGCGCGACCCCGCGTTCGCCGAACCCGCCGCACACGCCCACCAGCAGCACCAGGTCCGGCCGGAACACCGACAGCAGCTCGCGCGTCGAGGCGGCCGCCGCCTGGCCGCCCTGGTCGGTGGCCTGCGAGGTGACCACCCGCACCGGCGGGCGGCCGGGCGCGGTCAGCTCGAACACGTCGTAGTAGCGGCCGTCGCGCTGGACCTCCTTCGTCGGCGTACCCCGTTCGGCCAGGACCCGCAGCAACGCCTTGGTTTCCACCGGGACGGCCGTGAGCAGGGCGACGTGGCGCTTGTCGCCCGACGCGGGTGCGGTCACTTCGAACCTCGACTTCCGGTCTTCGCGGAACCCGGCGAGCACCGCTTCGGGACAGGTGGTGAGCGACTCCAGATCGGCCAGCACCCGCTTGCGTTCCGCCAGGATCTCCCGCTCGGCGGCCAGCGCCGACTCCAGGTGCGGGTTTTCCGGCGTCGTGTCCCCCAAGAGCTCCACGATCCGGGCGACGACCGTGCCGGCGACGGGCAACGGCAGCAGCCGCAGCTGGGCGAGTGGGGGGAGCACGGTCGTCCAGTGGCAGTTCTTCTGCGCCAGCAGGTTCACGACGCCGGGCAGCAGCGACTCGGTGTAGGCGGGGCGCTCGGCGGCCGCGCGTACGACGGCCGCCGCGGCGACGCCCAGCACGCCGGCGTCGCTGTCGCGAAGCCGCTTGTCCGGCCGCGACGGTGCCGGCCCGATGACGAACTCGATCAGCCCGGCGTCGGCCTTGCCGGCCCGGGCCAGCCCTTCGATCGCCGCCGTGCGGTTCATCGGGTCGTTGTCCTTGTGGATCACGCCGACCAGCCACTTCTTGGTCCCCGGCGTGATCTCGCGGCGCGCCACCAGATCCACGATGGCCCCGCGCAGTGCGCGTCCCTCCGGGGTGCGGGCGGTGAACTTGAGGCGGTCGGCGACCACCGTGATCCACTCCTCGTCCCCGGTGTCCAGGTGGGCCAAGGCGCTCGTGGCGGCGCGGCGGGTCAGGTAGGTCCGCCCGGGATCGCGGATGGTGGCCCGCAGGGTGTCCGCCGCCGCGTTGTCGCCGAGGTGCCCGAGCGCGTGGGCCGCCGACCCGCGCACGCCGTCGTCGGGGTCGCGGCGGACGGCGTCGACGAGCGGTGCCAGGGCACCGGGTGCCTTGATGCGGCCGAGCGCCTCGGCCGCCGCTCCCCTGGTGTGTTCGTCGCAGTCGCCGGCGAGGACGCGGGTCAGGCCGTCGAGGGCGCGGGGATCGCCGATGCGGCCCAAGGCGTTCGACGCCGAACTGCGGACGACGGTGTCGGAGTCCTCGAGCTTCGCCAGCAAACCGTCGAAGGCGGCGGGATCACCGATGCGGCCCAAGGCGTTCGCGGCCGAACCCCGCACGGCGGCATCCGGGTGGGCGAGCGCCCCGACGAGCGCGTCGAGGGCGCCGGCATCACCGATCAGGCCCAGCGCGTGCGCCGCCGATCCGACGACGCCCGCCTCTTCGTCCTTGTCGTGAAGCACTTCGACGAGGGCTTCGAGCGCGCCGCGGTCTCCGATCCGCCCCAGCGCCTCCGCCGCCGAACCCCGGACGCGGCCGCCCGGGTCGCCGCGGAGCACCTCGACCAGACCGTCGTGCGCGGCGACGTGACCGATCCGCCCCAGCGCCTTCGCCGTCAGGCCCCGCACCTCGTCGTCCGGATCGCCGAACCTCGCCAGCAGCGCGCCGATGGCGTCGGGGTGCCGGACCAGCCCCAGGGCGTTCGCCGCCGAGCGGCGGACCACGGCGTCCGGATCGGCGAGCACCTCGACCAGCGCGGGCACCGACCGCGGGTGGGCGATGGCGCCGAGCGCACTCGCCGCCGAACCCCGGACGTTCGACTCCTCGTCGCCCAGCCGTCCGAGGAGACCGTCGAGCGCATCGAGGTGACCGATCAGCCCCAGCGCGTTCGCCGCCGAGCCGCGGACCGCGGCCTCGGGATCGGCGAGTGCCTCGCCCAGAGCGGGCAAGGCGCCCGCGAAGCCGATCCGCCCGAGCGCGGTCGCGCAGGCCCCGCGGACCGCGGCGTCCTGGTCGCCGGCCATGGCGTCCTGCAGCGCGTCCACGTCCTGCTTCCCGCCGTGGCTCCCGAGCCAGTTGGCGCTGCGGCGGCGCGCCAGCGGGCTCTTCTTGAGCCGCAGCCATTCCCGCCGCAGCTCGGCGGCGGCCTCGTCGCGGTCGGGCCGCTGCTGGGCCGGCGCTTCCCGGCTCCGCCGGTGCGTCTGGCGGAGCCGCTGCAGCGTCTGGGCGTCCAGCGAGCCGTTCCACAGCGCGGCACTGACGCTTTCGGCGAAGTCCGGGTCCTTGGTGTTGAGCGTCCGGAGCAGGCCGTGCTGGACCCCATCGCGCAGCACGCTCGGCGGCAGGCTGGCCAGCGCCCCGGCCAGGCGGTCGCGCGTCTGCCGCCCGTCGGTGAAGCACTTGCCGAGCTGCCGCCACAGCGTCGCGCGGACAGCGTCGCCGAGGACGCTGCGGTTGGCGAGCAGGACGTCCACCAGCAGCTCGGGCGGCAGCGGCCGCGAGCGCGTGGCGAGCAGGCCGAGCACGGCGCCGTCCGGGTCGGCCTGCAGCCCCACCCAGTCGCCGAGGCACCGGTCCAGGAACTCGGGTGCCGTGGCGAGCGGCGGCGGGGTGGTCCCCTGCCACGCGAGGGCCAGGCCGAAGTCCACGAAGGCCGGGTGGATGAGGCTGTACCGGCCGTCGCCCGCGTCCCCGTCGGGCGCGACCATCTGCGTGTCCAGGAACGCCTTGACCGTGCGGGCGACGTCGCCGGCGTCGTCCCACACCCGGCCGAGCAGTGCGGTGACGTCCCGGGCGAGGAAGTCGGCGCTGCCCGTCCGGCCGGTGATCACGGCCAGCGCGGCCGCGCACAGCGCCGCCTCCATGCCGAGCCCGCGCTCGGCCGCGTCCTGTTCCGCCGCGGCGAAACGACCTTCGCTGCCGGGCCGGACCACGGTCGCGCGCAGCAGTTCCGCACGGCTGCGGGGGATCTTCCGGTGCTCGGTCGAGCGCGTGCCGACCAGCCAGTCGGTCAGCAGCGACAGCATGAACGGGTTCGACGCCACGCCCAGCAGGTCGCTCGACCTGATCTCGGCCAGCGTTTCGGCCGCCGCCCCGACGCGCATCCCGAGGTAGGCCTCGATGTCCCGCTCGCCGAGGGGCTCGATAGACAACGTCTGGAATTCGCGCAGGCCGATCCGCGCCGGGTCGATCTCGGTGCGGGAGGTCGCCAGCACCGTGAAGCCGTGCGAGCCCGTCAGCAGGTGCCAGAGGAACTTCCACTCGGCGGTGCCGGCGAATTCGCGTTCCAGTTCGTTCACCGCGTCGACCAGGAAAACCACGCGGTTCTGCTTGACGCGTGCCTTCCACAGCTTCTCCTCGACCTCCGCCGGGCGCCGTCCCCTGGCGAAGTCGGCCACGGTCGCGTCGGTCTCGCGGTGTTCCCTGAGCGTCTGGTTGTCGACGACGACGCACGGCCGGTCGCGGTCCAGCAGCGCCATCGCGTACCGCAGCACCGCGGTGCTCTTGCCGCTGCCCGCGCCGCCGGTCACCAGCCAGGTCTTGGGCCGGGGCCGGCCGCCGCCGGGCGTCGGAGCCGGCAACTGGTCCAGGAGCGCGCCGAAGCGGAGTCGTTCACCGGAGTCGTCGCCGGAGGTGTGCACGCGGAAGACGGGACGGAGGTACTGCTTGACGGTCCGGGCCGCCAGCCGGGCCCGCATCGCCTGGTACGGCGAGCCGTTCATTCATCCCCCGTGTGCATCGCGCCCCGTCCCGGCGACGGTGGCTACGCTGTCCGGGTTCGGCCCGGCGGGGAAAGGGGAGCCATGGCGGACGGCGACATCACCGTAGCGAAGCTGCTGACACTCGAGTACGAGCGGCTGAAGGACGAGCAGAAGACCCGCATCACGTTCCGCGACAACCTCGTCTACGCGACCCTGGCGTCGATGGCCGCGGTGATCGCCGCGACGTTGAGCGCGCGCGGGAACCTGGTCCTGCTGCTGCCGCCGGTCGCGCTCCTGCTCGGCTGGACCCACCTGGTCAACGACGAGAAGATCTCCGCGGCCAGCCGCTACATCCGTACGGAGCTGGCGCCGCGCCTGGCCGCCGATCTGCCGCCGGGGACGCCGGTGTTCGGCTGGGAATCGTTCCACCGCGCCGACGGGCGCCGCCGCCCGCGCAAGGCGTTGCAGCTGGCGATGGACCTGAGCCTGTTCTGCGGCGCCCCGGCGGCGGCGCTGGTGGTGTTCTGGTGCTCGGGACACCCGGGCCCGGTCACCCTGACGATCTCGGTGGTCGAAGCGCTGGCGGTGCTGGGACTGGCTACGCACCTGGTGACGTACGCGGACCTGGCAGCGGAACACCCGGCCGTTCCGGAACCGGCCCTCGAAGGGCGTGACGTGATCCACGACTAGTGGTCGCCACGCGCACGACCGCTGTTACGAGCGAACCGGGCCCGGCACCCCACCGGAGTGCCGGGCCGTCGGGCTCAGGAAGCCGGCAGGGCGGCCAGCCGCGCGGTGATCCGGTCGATGTCCGACGCCGCCGTCTCCTTGCGGGTCTTGATCTTGTCGATCACCGGGGCCGGGGCCTTCGCGATGAACGCCTCGTTGCCCAGCTTCGCTTCCGTCTGCGTCAGCTCCTTCCGAGCCGCCGCGAGGTCCTTCTCCAGGCGCTTGCGCTCCGCCGCCACGTCGACCGTGCCCGACAGGTCCAGTTCCACGGTCACCACGCCGTCGGCCAGTGCGACCTCCAGGGACGCGCTGGCCGCGAACTCGTCGGCCGGCGGGGTCAGGCGGACCAGGGAACGGATCGCCTCTTCGTGGCCGCCCGTGTAGCCCGCCAGGCGCGCGGCCACCTTCTGGCCCGGCTTCAGGCCCTGGTCGGCGCGGAAGCGGCGGATCTCCGTCACCAGCTTCTGGACGTCCGCCACGCGGGCGTCGGCCACCGCGTCCGCGTAGCCCGCCGGAGCCGCCGGCCACGCCGCGACGACCAGCGACTCGCCGCCCGTCAGCGCCGTCCAGAGCTTCTCCGTGATGAACGGGATGAACGGGTGCAGCAGGCGCAGGACCGTGTCCAGCACGTGGCCGAGCACCGACCTGGTCGCCGCGACCCGGGCGTCGTCGCCTTGGTACAGCTGGACCTTCGCCAGTTCCAGGTACCAGTCGCACAGCTCGTTCCAGGTGAACTGGTAGAGCGCGCCGGCCACCTTCGCGAACTGGAAGTCCTCGAACAGTCCGTCCACTTCGGACACCAGCGCGCCGAGGCGGCCCAGGATCCAGCGGTCGGCTTCGGTCAGCGCAGCAGCGTCGGGCAGCGGCGCCGCGACCGAAGCGCCGTTCATCATCGCGAACTTCGTGGCGTTCCACAGCTTCGTGCAGAAGTTGCGGGAGCCCGCCGCCCACTCGTCGGCCAACGCCATGTCCGCGCCCGGGTTCGCGCCGCGGGCCAGGGTGAAGCGGGTGGCGTCCGCGCCGTACGCGTCCATCCACTCCAGCGGGTCGATCACGTTCCCGCGCGACTTCGACATCTTCTTGCCGTTCGCGTCGCGGATCAGGCCGTGCAGGTACACGTGGTCGAACGGCTGCTTGCCGTCCATCTGGTGCACGCCGAACATCATCATCCGGACGACCCAGAAGAAGAGGATGTCGTAGCCGGTCGACAGCACGCTGGTCGGGTAGAACTTCGCGAGGTCGTCCGAAGCGGACGGCCAGCCCAGCGTCGACATCGGCCACAGGCCCGACGAGAACCACGTGTCCAGCACGTCCGGGTCCTGCGTCCAGCCGTCACCGGACGGCGGCTGCTCGTCCGGGCCGACGCACACGACTTCGCCGTCCGGGCCGTAGTACACCGGGATGCGGTGGCCCCACCACAGCTGGCGCGAGATCGTCCAGTCGTGCATGTTGTCGACCCAGTCGAAGTACCGCTTGCCCAGCTCCGGCGGGTGGATCTTCGTGCGGCCGTCGCGGACCGCGTCGCCGGCCAGCTTGGCCAGCTCCTCGACCTTGACCCACCACTGCAGCGACAGCCGCGGCTCGACCACCGTGTCGCACCGGGAGCAGTGCCCGACCGCGTGCACGTACGGCCGCTTCTCCGCGACGATCCGGCCCAGCTCCCGCAGGGCCGCGACCACCGCGGGCCGCGCCTCGAAGCGGTCGAGGCCCTGGAACGGACCGGGGACGGTGATCTCGGCGCGCTCGTTCATCACCGTGAGCATCGGCAGGTCGTGGCGGCGGCCGATCTCGAAGTCGTTCGGGTCGTGCGCCGGGGTCACCTTGACCGCGCCGGTGCCGAACTCGGGGTCGACGTGCTTGTCGGCCACGATCGGGATGCGGCGGCCGGTCAGCGGGAGCTCGACCTCGGTGCCGACCAGGTGCGCGTACCGCTCGTCGTCCGGGTGGACGGCGACCGCGGTGTCGCCCAGCATCGTCTCGGCGCGGGTGGTTGCCACCACGATGGCGTCGTCGCCGTCGCCGTAGCGGATCGAGACGAGTTCGCCGTCGTCGTCGTTGTGGTCGACCTCGATGTCCGACAGCGCCGTCTGGCAGCGCGGGCACCAGTTGATGATCCGCTCGGCGCGGTAGATCAGGCCCTCGTCGAAGAAGTTCTTGAACACCGTCTGGACGGCCTTGGAGAGGTTCTCGTCCATGGTGAAGCGCTCACGCGACCAGTCGACACCGTCGCCGAGGCGCTTCATCTGGCCCAGGATCTTGCCGCCGTACTCGGCCTTCCACTCCCAGACGCGCTCGACGAACTTCTCGCGGCCCAGGTCGTGGCGCGAAAGCCCCTCGCCGGCCAGCTGGCGCTCGACGACGTTCTGCGTCGCGATGCCCGCGTGGTCCATGCCCGGCAGCCACAGCACCTCGTAGCCCTGCATGCGACGGCGGCGGCTCATCGCGTCCATCAGGGTGTGGTTGAGGGCGTGGCCCATGTGCAGGGAACCGGTTACGTTCGGCGGCGGCAGTACGATCGAGAACGGCGGCTTCTCCGACGAGGCGTCGGCCGTGAAGTACCCGGCCGCTACCCAGCGGTCGTACATCGGTGCTTCCTCGGCGGCCGGGTCCCAGGCACCCGGAAGGTCGGTGGTCTGCTGCGGAGCGTTCTCGGTCACAATGGACAAGTCTACGAACCCGTCACGGCGGGTCACCCAGGGGGAAGGCACTCGGGATGGCACAGCCTCAGCAGCCGCAGGATCCGGACGACCGGCGCCTCGAGACGCACCCGGACCTGATGAACCCGGACTGGCAGAAGTTCGCCGAGCGGGACGCCTGGCTGGGCGCCAAGAAGGACCTCAAGAAGCGCCGCAAGCGGGAGCAGCGCGCGGGCGGCCACCAGCGGCCGGGAGAGAGCCGCTGGCCGGGCGTGCTGGCCCTGCTCATCGTGGTCGGCCTGGTCGCCGCCGCGATCATCGTGCACCAGATCCAGGGCGTCGGTGTCAACGAGGACCCGTTCGTCTTCTTCGGCGTCAGCGCGTAGCTCCCTGATCCACCCCGGAGCGGGGTGTGTCACACCCAGATACACAGTCTGAACTGAACAGTTAAACTGTGTGCATGGGCGAAGTACCTCCGCACGTGGCCGAGAGCGCCGGCTGGATCCGCGGGGTCGTCGGGCAGCTGCACCGGCGGCTGCGCCAGGTCGACAACGCCGGGATCCTCACGCCGTCGCAGTCCGCCGTGCTCAACCGGCTGCACCGCGAGGGCCCGGCCACCCAGGGTGAGCTGGCCGCGGCCGAGCACGTGCGGCAGCAGTCCATGGCCGCCACCCTCGGTGTGCTCGACGAGCTCGGCTACCTCGCCCGCACGCCCGATCCCGCCGACCGGCGGCGCGTGGTGATCAGCCTTTCCGACGCGGGGAGCGACACCGTGCGCGGCATCCTCCAGCACCGCGAAGAGTGGCTGGCCCAGGCACTGCTGGACGAGCTGTCCCCCGCCGAACTCGACGCCGTCACGCGCGCGCTGCCGTTGCTCCAGCGCGTCGCCCAGCACTGAAGGAGTCCTCACGGCCACCGTCACCGCCCCCGCCAAGTTCGGCGCCCGCCTGGTCACCCCGCTGGTGGCCGGCGCGGTGCTCAACCCGATCAACTCCACCCTGATCGCCGTGGCGCTCGTGCCGATCGGGCAGAGCTTCGGCGCCGGTCCTGGCCAGACCGCCTGGCTGATTTCGGCGCTGTACCTCGCCACCGCGGTCGGGCAGCCGGTGGTCGGGCTGCTGGTGGACCGCTACGGCGCCCGCCGCGTCCTGCTGGGCGGCGCGACGCTGGTGATCATCGCCGGGATCGCGGGCATGATCCCGCTCTCGGTGGGCTGGCTGACCGGCGTGCGGGTCGTGCTCGGCCTGGGTACGTGCGCCGGCTTCCCGGCCGCGATGGCCGTGCTGCGCCACCACGCCGAAGCGAGCGGCCAGGGCGTGCCCGCCCGCGTGCTTTCGGTGCTGTCGATGTCCGCGCAGACGGTGATGGTGATCGGCCCGACGCTGGGCGGCGTGCTGATCGGCCTGTTCGGCTGGCCCGCGATCTTCGCCGTCAACATCCCGCTCGCCGGGCTGTCGCTGGTGCTGGCATGGGCGTGGGTGCCGAAGGACGACCGCGGCGCGCGCACCGCCACCCGGATCGACGTGCTCGGCATCGCGCTGTTCTCGGCGACGCTGCTGGCACTGCTGTTCTTCCTGATGGACCCGGGTGCCGAAGTCTGGCTGCTCGCGGTCGTCGCGGCCTTCGGAACCGCCTTCACGCTCGTCGAGCTGCGGCGCGACACGCCGTTCCTCGACCTGCGGATGCTCGCGGCCAACCGGGCGATCCTGCGCACCTACCTGCGGCAGGCGCTGAGCTTCATGGCCATCTACGCGATCATGTTCGGCTACGTCCAATGGCTCGAGACCGCGAGGCAGCTCTCCGAAGAGGCCGCCGGGCTGATGCTGCTGCCGATGTCGGGCACGGCGGTCTGCGCGGCGGCCTTCTCCGGGCGCGCGTCCGGGATCAAGGCGCGGCTGCTCACCGTCGCCCTCGCCCTGGCCGGTGGCTCGGCGCTGCTGCTGCTCGTCCACGACGGCACCTGGACCGGCGCGCTGCTCGCCCTGGCCGCGTTGTTCGGCCTGGCGCAGGGCCTGACCAGCGTCGCGAACCAGACGACGCTCTACCGCGAGGCGCCCGCCGAGCAGATGGGCACCGCGAGCGGCCTCTTCCGCACGGCCCAGTACCTGGGCGCGATCGTGGCCTCGACGCTCATCGCCCTCTGCTACGGCCCGCACGCCGACTCGGCGGGGCTGCACCGGCTGGCGATCGCCCTGGTCGTGATCAGCGCGCTGCTGCTCGTCGTCACCGTCGCCGACAAGGGACTCGAGCGCGACCCCCGTTAGCGCGCACGTTCATCGAAGCGCACGATGAACGCATGACCCGTGAAGCGCCGGCACAGGACGTGGACGAGACCCGCCTCGAGGTGGGCAAGCCGAAGGGCTGGGCGGCCGGGATACCCGGGGTCGCCGTGTCGCTCGCGCGCAGCGTGGAGCAGATGGGCACCGGCCGGACGATCAAGGCGCTGCGGCTACTCAACCAGCGCGAAGGCTTCGACTGCCCGGGCTGCGCGTGGCCGGAACCGCGCGAGGTCGACGGCGAGAAGCGCAAGCTGGCCGAGTTCTGCGAAAACGGCGCCAAGGCCGTCGCC is a window from the Amycolatopsis sp. cg9 genome containing:
- a CDS encoding MFS transporter, which gives rise to MAGAVLNPINSTLIAVALVPIGQSFGAGPGQTAWLISALYLATAVGQPVVGLLVDRYGARRVLLGGATLVIIAGIAGMIPLSVGWLTGVRVVLGLGTCAGFPAAMAVLRHHAEASGQGVPARVLSVLSMSAQTVMVIGPTLGGVLIGLFGWPAIFAVNIPLAGLSLVLAWAWVPKDDRGARTATRIDVLGIALFSATLLALLFFLMDPGAEVWLLAVVAAFGTAFTLVELRRDTPFLDLRMLAANRAILRTYLRQALSFMAIYAIMFGYVQWLETARQLSEEAAGLMLLPMSGTAVCAAAFSGRASGIKARLLTVALALAGGSALLLLVHDGTWTGALLALAALFGLAQGLTSVANQTTLYREAPAEQMGTASGLFRTAQYLGAIVASTLIALCYGPHADSAGLHRLAIALVVISALLLVVTVADKGLERDPR
- a CDS encoding MarR family winged helix-turn-helix transcriptional regulator, with product MGEVPPHVAESAGWIRGVVGQLHRRLRQVDNAGILTPSQSAVLNRLHREGPATQGELAAAEHVRQQSMAATLGVLDELGYLARTPDPADRRRVVISLSDAGSDTVRGILQHREEWLAQALLDELSPAELDAVTRALPLLQRVAQH
- a CDS encoding valine--tRNA ligase, translated to MTENAPQQTTDLPGAWDPAAEEAPMYDRWVAAGYFTADASSEKPPFSIVLPPPNVTGSLHMGHALNHTLMDAMSRRRRMQGYEVLWLPGMDHAGIATQNVVERQLAGEGLSRHDLGREKFVERVWEWKAEYGGKILGQMKRLGDGVDWSRERFTMDENLSKAVQTVFKNFFDEGLIYRAERIINWCPRCQTALSDIEVDHNDDDGELVSIRYGDGDDAIVVATTRAETMLGDTAVAVHPDDERYAHLVGTEVELPLTGRRIPIVADKHVDPEFGTGAVKVTPAHDPNDFEIGRRHDLPMLTVMNERAEITVPGPFQGLDRFEARPAVVAALRELGRIVAEKRPYVHAVGHCSRCDTVVEPRLSLQWWVKVEELAKLAGDAVRDGRTKIHPPELGKRYFDWVDNMHDWTISRQLWWGHRIPVYYGPDGEVVCVGPDEQPPSGDGWTQDPDVLDTWFSSGLWPMSTLGWPSASDDLAKFYPTSVLSTGYDILFFWVVRMMMFGVHQMDGKQPFDHVYLHGLIRDANGKKMSKSRGNVIDPLEWMDAYGADATRFTLARGANPGADMALADEWAAGSRNFCTKLWNATKFAMMNGASVAAPLPDAAALTEADRWILGRLGALVSEVDGLFEDFQFAKVAGALYQFTWNELCDWYLELAKVQLYQGDDARVAATRSVLGHVLDTVLRLLHPFIPFITEKLWTALTGGESLVVAAWPAAPAGYADAVADARVADVQKLVTEIRRFRADQGLKPGQKVAARLAGYTGGHEEAIRSLVRLTPPADEFAASASLEVALADGVVTVELDLSGTVDVAAERKRLEKDLAAARKELTQTEAKLGNEAFIAKAPAPVIDKIKTRKETAASDIDRITARLAALPAS
- a CDS encoding HEAT repeat domain-containing protein; its protein translation is MNGSPYQAMRARLAARTVKQYLRPVFRVHTSGDDSGERLRFGALLDQLPAPTPGGGRPRPKTWLVTGGAGSGKSTAVLRYAMALLDRDRPCVVVDNQTLREHRETDATVADFARGRRPAEVEEKLWKARVKQNRVVFLVDAVNELEREFAGTAEWKFLWHLLTGSHGFTVLATSRTEIDPARIGLREFQTLSIEPLGERDIEAYLGMRVGAAAETLAEIRSSDLLGVASNPFMLSLLTDWLVGTRSTEHRKIPRSRAELLRATVVRPGSEGRFAAAEQDAAERGLGMEAALCAAALAVITGRTGSADFLARDVTALLGRVWDDAGDVARTVKAFLDTQMVAPDGDAGDGRYSLIHPAFVDFGLALAWQGTTPPPLATAPEFLDRCLGDWVGLQADPDGAVLGLLATRSRPLPPELLVDVLLANRSVLGDAVRATLWRQLGKCFTDGRQTRDRLAGALASLPPSVLRDGVQHGLLRTLNTKDPDFAESVSAALWNGSLDAQTLQRLRQTHRRSREAPAQQRPDRDEAAAELRREWLRLKKSPLARRRSANWLGSHGGKQDVDALQDAMAGDQDAAVRGACATALGRIGFAGALPALGEALADPEAAVRGSAANALGLIGHLDALDGLLGRLGDEESNVRGSAASALGAIAHPRSVPALVEVLADPDAVVRRSAANALGLVRHPDAIGALLARFGDPDDEVRGLTAKALGRIGHVAAHDGLVEVLRGDPGGRVRGSAAEALGRIGDRGALEALVEVLHDKDEEAGVVGSAAHALGLIGDAGALDALVGALAHPDAAVRGSAANALGRIGDPAAFDGLLAKLEDSDTVVRSSASNALGRIGDPRALDGLTRVLAGDCDEHTRGAAAEALGRIKAPGALAPLVDAVRRDPDDGVRGSAAHALGHLGDNAAADTLRATIRDPGRTYLTRRAATSALAHLDTGDEEWITVVADRLKFTARTPEGRALRGAIVDLVARREITPGTKKWLVGVIHKDNDPMNRTAAIEGLARAGKADAGLIEFVIGPAPSRPDKRLRDSDAGVLGVAAAAVVRAAAERPAYTESLLPGVVNLLAQKNCHWTTVLPPLAQLRLLPLPVAGTVVARIVELLGDTTPENPHLESALAAEREILAERKRVLADLESLTTCPEAVLAGFREDRKSRFEVTAPASGDKRHVALLTAVPVETKALLRVLAERGTPTKEVQRDGRYYDVFELTAPGRPPVRVVTSQATDQGGQAAAASTRELLSVFRPDLVLLVGVCGGFGERGVALGDVLLAREVFDYGPEKVRPGGGGDRPQVYRADGQLLRLAATLDSKGRLDASLAGRKLLMKDFASGEKVIAWRESDLRARLLGLSVDIGGVETEAHGVLHTVWETFKGREAVGGAMLKCVSDLGDEEMAVDKEAKQAEAACRAARVALDLAGAFHRADG